The Theileria equi strain WA chromosome 2 map unlocalized gcontig_1105316255037, whole genome shotgun sequence genomic sequence aaggatcaatggctgCACTGCCTCTCTCTACcaacatgccaatatttTATGCCTCTCAGGATGTAtggctacaaaagggtaccatcAGGGCTAACATTACCTTTGGTCAcagatttgatgaggatatcTACAAGACAGTCATCAAGACAGTTGAACTTGAACATGACATATCGACTTGGGAAGGAGGTGATATGCGTAAGATCTCTGAACATGGCTACTCCCTCAGTGGAGGTCAGAGAGTCAGAGTTTGACTTGCTCGTGCCATCTACGCTTAcctcatctttagcaaGGTAACTAGAGAGAGTGAATCTGAACATTCCTTCCTTGTAGTCCTTGATGACTGTTTCACTAGCTTGGATCCATTCGTGGCAAGAACCATCTTCAAGAACTTGTttgagaatggaaaaggcTTGCTGGCAAAGGGTGATGTATCTACGGTACTTACCATTTCTAGGAATATGTTGGATGCTTGTGTAGCATCTGAAGATCCAGAGTCTTTTCCAGATGCCGCTTTGTATACGGTGAGGAATGAGACTCTTGTGCATGAGAACATGCTAAGTTCATTCATAAAGAATGAGGTTGGTAATCTTGAACCTCCAACTCTATCTGATGAGAGAGTGGGCCTTCACGCTATGCCTAGCAAGTTGCGTAGGATGTGCAGCTCTGATGACTATGCCCGTGGCGGGCGTAAAGAGATTATAAAAGCAAAGTATGCTGATTCACAGACATTGCAGGCTGCACGTAATATAATAGGTTGCAGGAACCAAGAGAATAAGAATTTTAGAACAATTCATGTCTTTTTTAGAGCCGCAGGCTGGCCCATTATGTTCTTCTTTATACTTACATTCACGTTTGCAAGCTTAGGTAATGTTCAATTTGTAATAATGTCAAAGCTATCGGATGCAGTTGTTAAATACAAGAAGGAAGTGAATGAAGCTACAATTTCATTTTCTGAACTTGAAATGTATTGTACCAAGGCACTAAGATGGATTCTTGTTATTTCCACCTTGGTGATGATTGGAGCTTTCTTCCGTATAGTTGCCATGACCCAAGCATCGTTCAATGTCTCAAGGAGAATCCATGAGTATTGTATCGACTCTGTTTTTACCAACAATTCTGCTGTATTGAAGATCAAGAAGGTATTGACCAGTGTTCATACTTTCCTGTATATGGATACGCTCACAATTGATATTATGCTAAATTACTGCATGCATGATGTCTGTCTCCTATTGATCGAAGCAGGTGCTCATCTTCTCATGTTATTGTTCATGATGCCGTGGTCTACTCCAATTGCTGTTATACTTTGCTTCATCATTCTGAGGTACTTCCTTTACTATTTTGTCAAGTCATGTAGGAGTCTGCAGTATACACGTGTGGAGGcatttgataaaataaatgataCAATTGAGTCGGCCATATCTGGTGCTCTCGACCACGTCTTCACATTTGGTACACATTCATGACCCCATCTTTCTTTTACTTTAGAGTTATTTTAGGGTAATTTGCTGTTATAAGTCCGTCGTATAGATGCGACTTGTATCAGTGTTGTATGCCCTCTTGGCCTGTAGACTTGTCCTATCCGGAAATGGCGATAATGAGGGAGGACTGAGGGGAAGTGCCGGAAATTTTGCAGAATCAAACTTTGAGAGGCCAAATGTGCCAccaaaatattttgcaatTGACCATGATGAGACCTTCCATACGTGTAATGGAGAAGCATGGGCAAGGAACATAAATGCTTTCACAAAGGCTAGAAAGATGGGTTATACGTTGTTTTTCTGTACAGGTAAGTGGGTTTACGTGGCAATTGTGGCAGTGGCTTAAGGTAGCTCTTGCGCTTAGACGACCAAAGGGATTATGAACGACAACCAGGGAGTCTCAATTTCTAAGATGTTACCGAAGTTGGAAGATAAGGGAGATATTGGTCCACCTACTTCTTTCCAGTAAAGAGAgaaagtttggagaacatAAGTAAAAGGGGTAGAGCAGTTGGTCGTACACTAGTCATCCATAGCAACCctctgctcacaccagttgagaggTGGTAGAGTgggatgaagattctggcATTGCTGTGGACGGTATGTTTGGTAAAATTGTGCTATGGTGGAGATAATGGTAAGGTAGACTCTACCCTCTTTAATGTAGAGGAGGCTGAGGAAAATGCTGTTAAGGTTCTCAAGCTTACACCCGAGAAGGGTGCTAAGGCTACTAAGCTCACTTATGAAGGTTTGACAGTTTGGGAAGATAAGAAAAAGTCATGCCTCTCTGCTGTCTTATATATGGATAGAGACCAACCTACACTCGCAGTATTTGTTACCAGggataagaataataagCAGAACAAGGTCTATAGATACCGTGATGGAAAGCAGTGGAAGGATGGTAATGAGAGTAATCATAAGaagaaactcaaggaaCTGCAAGATGCCGCTAGACCaaaagaatctacagaaaCAGTCGGAGATAATGTAGAAGAAAAGGCTAAACCTGCTAACAAACCAGGAGATGTTCCAGCTAGAAGAGATCCAGTGAAGACCGTTCAacatactccaaaggaagCTTCCTCCTCATCTGTTAAATTCTCTAGAGAGAATCCCACTACTCCACTTCAACCTTCTGTAGTTCCTCCTAGTCAGTCTACTGCTGAGGAATCTCCAAAACCTATTACTCCCATtactcttgatcttgcTAATCCCGATGACTCAAAGATAAAGATAGGGACGAAGGAAGATAAGGGTCTAAAACATACCAcatatactccaaaggatggttCCAAAATAACATCTGTTGTTGACGGTCAGACTTCGATATGGACCGCTtctgaaaaggaaaagtttgtattcGCTGAACTATCGTCCAAGGGAGAGTCCTCTCTACTTTTAATCTCTCTTGAAAATGCTTATGtgtactttgaaaagactgttaatggtaaatgggtCTCCATtgataaggaagagtataaGAGCAAGCCAAATAAAATGAGAAAGTCTGTATCATCATCTCCTGGaactactactccatcttaATAGCTTCTCAATAGTGACCCCTTACTCCCCcatggatataatgcagtatgttctccctacccttggtaggtatTAGAGACTCTTCCCTATAGACTACTCTTTAAAATGCTATAGCAATAACTGAGCGCATTTACCTACTTTTTACATACTCATTCATAAACGTTAACATATGCATATACAGGAAGATCCATTGATTCGACGTTCAGAATCGCTGGGGACGAGTTCAAGGCAAAGACCGGATATAATGGTTACCCTGGTATTTACAACAATGGTGCCATGGTATACAACGAACATGGTGATGTTATCTATTCCAAATCGTTTTCAAGGGATCTCATTAAAAATGCGTGTGAATCTGTTTTAAATGGATCTACCGATCgtttcatattttacacTCACGATGGGTACTATTCGCCTAGTGAAATGGATACGCATGACCTAAAAGATTTTGTGGAGAAAAGAGGCCTTCCGACACCTCAAGTAAAGACCCCAGAGGAAATATCATCA encodes the following:
- a CDS encoding conserved hypothetical protein (encoded by transcript BEWA_035320A) produces the protein MLDACVASEDPESFPDAALYTVRNETLVHENMLSSFIKNEVGNLEPPTLSDERVGLHAMPSKLRRMCSSDDYARGGRKEIIKAKYADSQTLQAARNIIGCRNQENKNFRTIHVFFRAAGWPIMFFFILTFTFASLGNVQFVIMSKLSDAVVKYKKEVNEATISFSELEMYCTKALRWILVISTLVMIGAFFRIVAMTQASFNVSRRIHEYCIDSVFTNNSAVLKIKKVLTSVHTFLYMDTLTIDIMLNYCMHDVCLLLIEAGAHLLMLLFMMPWSTPIAVILCFIILRYFLYYFVKSCRSLQYTRVEAFDKINDTIESAISGALDHVFTFGTHS
- a CDS encoding haloacid dehalogenase-like hydrolase family member protein (encoded by transcript BEWA_035330A), which encodes MRLVSVLYALLACRLVLSGNGDNEGGLRGSAGNFAESNFERPNVPPKYFAIDHDETFHTCNGEAWARNINAFTKARKMGYTLFFCTGRSIDSTFRIAGDEFKAKTGYNGYPGIYNNGAMVYNEHGDVIYSKSFSRDLIKNACESVLNGSTDRFIFYTHDGYYSPSEMDTHDLKDFVEKRGLPTPQVKTPEEISSLQILKITQISKEANFPGFEQGKDYIAKIDLPGSWDIIPPGISKATGIKELMKHYDISPEECAFIGNGDNDVEAMKLSNLSFAVGNAYNHVKKAAKWVMEKTCDEGAVSKALELTYGFTVE